From Aspergillus fumigatus Af293 chromosome 5, whole genome shotgun sequence, a single genomic window includes:
- a CDS encoding C50 family peptidase yields MAVATLLPGSSLDAVKQAVHSTSTCCNATVLSLQSLLRGSIKPVSDVESEPTKKTNRTKKAVSASSRRSRATIKTNVSAKGATTIAAVEYDAARLSCQEKVSLATEIFNTTLKTLAEASKSSKLREPTTSLQPASPNRAAKLARRSKTPQCANTDAAKIDGGLLAVAECASLALACLRNLKVEQSSQSNRALNIQLEQGACVLAGRYLSLGLNDLAYKELRGLKRRVQQYLDGQDTRKDVTVGRKDQRSTEEESAKERMSDLISFKNLSHARPLHSLIISFQSNALRLIAAEKRASTVHKVLTSLQLTNPSSPANLITAAVDSQAMTRDKAAMQLQLLSNTILSMSSVTQGPNDNNASKESLKPITSLTLQLLSLEIRCMSWKLSGHVCDDVKEMWEPLARYLVAFVNHSKGIEKADFAATYKTIVRLQAAVANSQKQPSSKLRNNLSVARIATILGQLAQESGCFEEASTLFTEALNPLKDENLLLSATVRCKLAALHLQALKSSIKMRQSSVSMSLSEVTAAIGTPLRGNENDLDELLVEAAKLKKIAMSWLGENVSKGHDATDEEKEILPNIYAYLNGFVRFLRRYLGKKPSADEDRRDLEVFYKRLGTCRSIVLAAVDSALAVGKLSVMSQSPSWESLLSTFSDCQRLLVAIECTAEGKQELPEKNESGMGFVKLSNLFWSRYIKDKESGKDYRELMHALRQSINLLENCSPAQRRTGFAALKYERLAHLYLEANMSVECVEAFRASLNEHISAGVLKQLVFDTVGVSPHRACQDPKSSSFTFNRILSAFLRTNLRLRDLNHAKFFDCPTLESLQRGLLLEWQLGILSDFPSQAHDDEGFRSAFHTLLSTVLEVYSPESRPIRRLRVLLMGLRFSLEHSGSLELPTVRLLVEESVKCLDNAQDIGSDTDVELYMTHLKNSVCLTLGLHEGDLRSDELDRILCSWNSMMRNCPDKDSLSSCVDDVGYYFLQVKAIVDYTEIYGLWKLQLVALELVLRITEVQGTGDFSGAVIILSRLVSQYCRLGHCKKAEALLMRADRYLNENEVSCMANLSYQLARVEYFLERGELEKAAGILSTSRLLYEKNQKKEDPSNGSILSKIGWERLVADAVLMSSRLSFAQGSVSQALFFAKLCVRLNCRIWAKVERISQRKQQKSLSASRSSDLESVVDGVARLNVSQSVSTTNHTVTYSQGAAFWPHVGSHHTALLNLAYFSAHYGLFQDAVYYGEQALKINRTLNATVRLIASQAQLGSYWIFGGRLSEGQELLAAAEQLSKQLESSVELASLQMSIASLHRLQGNYHDEWQALLRADRIMADVTALETTEPLPLQSTISELEDGMDKLKIRGSSRRAQPSTTTARRTRATTVSSRTAPKPLTSKPDTNGAMSQSVSYLRSGILQQQAACSRALREFEKASRLLTDARKFATSRNSQISLHLKESEHHLAEAIRQFASHAVYCVLPESTISLPALQSPRKATNETTPSTKQSTTRKSRAPARGTRSKHAKANEDFIDILSKAGDCLNSVFSAATALGSTLDSHMASRLMSRISMLSHTTAPGSPMPWSQPPANVNEIGRIGAFSRERIAIGIDKQISDFNDPLLWPAQGSAAEPDADLCSTFTEEYIDILPPNWNVLSLSLSADCTEFIISRLRKDHSPFLLRLPLKRGNAEDDEDQFTFEDGRREMQEIIRLANETAHAAKLQKDRHSKKEWWRNREALNQRLQNLLQNIENVWFGGFRGIFSPMAHEGAALSRFATSFQNILDKHLPSRQKGGRSATPRLSLHRNVLELFVGVNDLEGQEDPEETLMDLLYFVVDILQFQGERNAYDEIDFDMMVVETLDAVRGYHEAARRLREGQRPQHTVLVLDKALHLFPWESLPCLEGLPVCRVPSLECLRERILQSESVIKLNGSEMGFAIDRGNGTYILNPTGDLQTTQATFEADLGRLATWTGITKREPTEEEFKDYLESKSLFLYFGHGSGAQYIRGRTIKRLDRCAVTFLMGCSSGTLTEAGEYEPYGTPMNYLHAGCPALVATLWDVTDKDIDRFAKSTFEKWGLIEDQNTNGEQATLPSKGRSRSAKMSSNTESSDPVMLDEAVSKSRSACVLKYLNGAAPVIYGIPSVFLE; encoded by the exons ATGGCAGTTGCAACACTGCTTCCTGGATCCTCACTGGATGCGGTGAAGCAAGCCGTGCATTCAACCTCAACATGCTGCAATGCCACAGTGTTGTCCCTCCAATCTCTTTTACGCGGTTCAATAAAACCTGTCTCCGACGTCGAGAGCGAACCTACTAAGAAGACGAATCGGACGAAAAAGGCTGTGTCTGCATCCTCGAGACGGAGTAGAGCGACAATCAAAACAAACGTTTCGGCCAAAGGCGCAACAAcaattgctgctgtcgaGTATGATGCAGCGCGTTTGTCATGTCAGGAAAAAGTTTCACTGGCGACAGAGATTTTTAATACAACGTTGAAGACACTTGCAGAagcatcaaagtcatccaaaCTTCGTGAACCGACTACGTCTCTTCAACCAGCTTCACCAAATCGGGCCGCAAAACTGGCAAGGAGGTCGAAGACACCACAATGTGCAAACACGGATGCAGCCAAAATTGACGGCGGTCTACTCGCGGTTGCTGAGTGTGCTAGTCTGGCACTTGCCTGCTTGAGGAATCTAAAAGTCGAACAGAGCAGCCAGAGTAATAGGGCGCTTAATATCCAACTCGAACAAGGCGCATGTGTCTTAGCAGGAAGATATTTATCTCTAGGACTGAATGACTTGGCCTACAAAGAACTTCGAGGTCTCAAGAGGAGGGTTCAACAATACTTGGATGGCCAGGACACTCGCAAGGACGTAACTGTCGGGCGCAAGGACCAGCGAAGCACAGAGGAGGAATCTGCTAAGGAACGAATGTCCGATCTCATATCATTTAAAAACCTATCTCATGCTCGACCATTGCACAGCTTGATTATTTCCTTTCAGTCCAACGCCCTCCGGCTCATAGCAGCGGAGAAACGGGCCTCGACAGTGCATAAAGTCTTGACTTCCTTGCAATTGACAAATCCAAGCAGCCCAGCGAATCTGATCACTGCGGCGGTTGATTCCCAGGCAATGACACGTGACAAGGCGGCTATGCAGCTTCAGTTGCTATCTAACACGATATTGTCTATGTCCTCCGTAACACAGGGGCCAAATGACAACAACGCCTCCAAAGAATCACTGAAACCGATAACATCGTTGACCCTTCAACTATTATCACTTGAGATACGGTGCATGAGCTGGAAATTGTCTGGTCATGTCTGCGACGATGTGAAAGAAATGTGGGAGCCTCTGGCGCGTTATTTAGTGGCTTTCGTCAACCATTCCAAAGGTATCGAGAAGGCTGACTTTGCTGCAACATACAAAACAATCGTGCGACTGCAGGCAGCTGTCGCTAACTCACAAAAACAACCTTCATCGAAGTTGAGAAACAATCTTTCGGTAGCCCGGATAGCAACCATCCTCGGACAACTTGCTCAAGAATCAGGATGTTTTGAGGAGGCATCAACCCTTTTTACCGAGGCACTCAATCCGCTGAAGGACGAAAATTTGCTTTTATCAGCCACTGTACGATGCAAACTCGCGGCACTTCACTTGCAGGCTTTGAAAAGCTCGATCAAAATGCGTCAATCGAGCGTGTCAATGTCTCTCTCTGAAGTTACTGCAGCCATTGGTACGCCTCTTAGGGGTAATGAGAATGACTTAGATGAGCTGCTAGTCGAAGCagcgaagttgaagaagattgcaATGAGCTGGTTAGGGGAGAATGTGTCCAAGGGACATGACGCTACtgatgaggaaaaggagatttTGCCGAATATTTATGCATATTTGAACGGATTCGTCAGATTCCTGCGACGATATCTTGGGAAGAAACCTTCTGCAGATGAGGACCGAAGGGACCTTGAGGTATTCTACAAGCGGCTCGGAACTTGTAGGAGCATCGTACTGGCTGCGGTAGATTCAGCTCTCGCAGTTGGTAAATTGTCCGTCATGTCACAGAGTCCTTCATGGGAGTCACTGCTTTCGACATTCTCCGACTGCCAGCGCCTCCTGGTGGCGATCGAATGCACCGCGGAAGGGAAGCAGGAGCTACCGGAGAAGAACGAGAGTGGCATGGGATTTGTGAAACTGTCCAATCTGTTCTGGTCTCGGTATATCAAAGACAAGGAGTCAGGGAAAGACTATCGCGAGCTCATGCATGCTTTgagacaatcaatcaacctTCTCGAGAATTGCTCGCCGGCCCAACGAAGAACAGGATTTGCAGCATTAAAGTACGAAAGGCTCGCTCATTTATACCTCGAAGCGAATATGAGCGTCGAATGTGTAGAAGCATTCAGAGCTTCCCTCAACGAGCATATTAGTGCAGGAGTCTTGAAGCAACTCGTATTCGATACTGTTGGTGTGTCTCCGCACCGGGCCTGTCAAGACCCGAAGAGCAGCAGCTTTACTTTCAACCGCATACTTTCTGCATTTTTGAGGACGAATTTGCGTCTCCGGGATTTAAACCATGCCAAGTTTTTCGATTGCCCTACCCTTGAGTCCTTGCAGAGGGGCCTCCTTCTGGAATGGCAGCTCGGTATTTTGAGTGATTTTCCCTCTCAAGCTCATGATGACGAGGGCTTCCGTTCAGCATTTCATACACTCCTCAGTACAGTCTTGGAAGTATACTCTCCTGAATCGCGGCCCATCCGTCGCCTACGGGTCCTCTTGATGGGTTTGCGCTTCTCTTTGGAGCACTCAGGCTCACTAGAACTGCCAACTGTCCGTCTACTTGTCGAGGAAAGCGTCAAATGTCTCGACAACGCTCAAGACATTGGTAGTGATACTGACGTGGAACTATACATGACACACTTGAAGAACTCAGTATGCCTCACCCTAGGTCTTCATGAAGGGGATCTACGCTCAGATGAATTGGATCGGATACTGTGCTCGTGGAATTCAATGATGCGCAACTGTCCAGACAAAGACTCGCTCTCTTCGTGCGTTGACGATGTGGGCTATTACTTTCTTCAGGTCAAAGCCATTGTTGACTACACGGAGATTTACGGGCTCTGGAAACTCCAGCTCGTCGCTCTCGAACTGGTCCTACGCATCACGGAGGTCCAAGGGACTGGGGACTTTTCTGGAGCTGTCATCATATTGTCACGTTTAGTTTCGCAGTACTGTCGCTTAGGACATTGCAAGAAGGCTGAAGCTCTTCTTATGCGCGCGGATCGATATCTGAACGAAAATGAAGTCTCTTGCATGGCAAATCTATCATACCAACTCGCCCGAGTGGAATATTTTCTCGAGAGAGGAGAACTTGAGAAGGCAGCAGGCATTCTTTCGACCTCAAGGCTTCTGTACGAGAAGAAtcagaagaaggaggacCCGAGTAACGGCTCTATCTTATCCAAAATAGGATGGGAAAGATTGGTGGCGGATGCGGTCCTCATGAGTTCGCGGCTTTCGTTCGCCCAAGGCTCGGTGTCGCAGGCTCTTTTCTTTGCTAAATTATGTGTCAGATTGAATTGCAGGATCTGGGCGAAGGTCGAAAGGATATCCCAAAGGAAGCAGCAAAAGTCGCTATCTGCAAGCCGCAGCTCCGATCTTGAGAGTGTTGTTGATGGAGTGGCAAGGCTTAACGTGTCCCAATCAGTCTCAACGACAAATCACACCGTCACTTATTCTCAGGGTGCTGCATTTTGGCCTCATGTCGGCTCACACCATACTGCTCTCTTGAATCTTGCATATTTCTCTGCCCATTATGGTCTATTTCAGGACGCTGTCTACTACGGTGAGCAAGCTCTGAAGATCAACAGGACACTTAATGCGACCGTTCGCTTGATCGCTTCCCAAGCCCAACTGGGCTCTTATTGGATATTTGGCGGGCGTCTCTCTGAAGGTCAAGAGCTTCTAGCAGCTGCAGAACAATTGTCTAAACAATTGGAAAGCAGTGTTGAGCTCGCTTCGCTGCAGATGAGCATTGCCTCCCTTCACAGGTTGCAGGGCAACTACCACGACGAATGGCAGGCTCTTCTGAGGGCAGACCGGATAATGGCCGATGTCACAGCATTGGAAACAACCGAACCACTTCCTCTACAGTCTACCATTTctgagctggaagatggaatgGACAAACTAAAAATTCGGGGAAGTAGCAGGAGAGCACAACCAAGTACAACAACTGCCCGGAGAACTCGTGCGACTACTGTATCCTCAAGGACGGCACCAAAGCCCTTGACCAGCAAACCGGACACAAATGGAGCAATGTCGCAATCTGTCTCGTACCTCAGAAGTGGCATCCTTCAACAGCAGGCAGCATGTTCGCGTGCCCTAAGAGAGTTTGAGAAAGCCTCGCGTCTGTTGACTGACGCGCGGAAGTTTGCTACGTCTCGAAACAGCCAAATATCGTTGCATCTGAAAGAAAGTGAACATCACCTTGCTGAGGCCATACGGCAATTCGCGTCGCATGCGGTCTACTGTGTTCTTCCAGAATCGACAATATCCCTCCCTGCTCTACAATCGCCGAGGAAGGCGACAAACGAGACGACCCCATCCACTAAACAGTCCACTACACGTAAGTCACGAGCGCCTGCTAGAGGAACGCGGTCCAAACATGCGAAAGCAAACGAAGATTTCATCGATATTTTGTCCAAGGCTGGTGATTGTCTGAACAGTGTATTTTCGGCTGCAACGGCTCTGGGATCAACGTTGGACAGTCATATGGCATCCCGGCTGATGAGTCGCATTTCAATGTTGTCGCATACGACCGCGCCTGGGAGTCCAATGCCATGGTCTCAACCGCCAGCGAACGTGAATG AAATTGGCCGCATCGGCGCCTTTTCGCGCGAGCGAATCGCTATCGGTATTGACAAGCAAATTTCCGATTTCAATGATCCGCTGCTTTGGCCGGCTCAGGGGTCTGCAGCAGAACCAGATGCAGACCTATGCAGCACCTTTACTGAAGAATATATCGATATTCTACCGCCTAACTGGAACGTACTTTCCTTGTCCCTCAGCGCTGACTGCACAGAATTCATTATCTCGCGGCTCCGCAAGGATCACTCgcccttcctccttcgacTTCCATTAAAGAGAGGGAATgccgaagacgacgaggatcaGTTCACATTCGAGGACGGAAGACGAGAGATGCAGGAAATTATCAGGTTGGCGAACGAGACTGCACACGCCGCGAAGTTACAGAAGGACCGGCACTCCAAGAAGGAGTGGTGGAGAAACCGCGAAGCTCTCAACCAGCGCTTGCAGAACTTGCTGCAGAACATTGAGAACGTATGGTTCGGTGGTTTCCGGGGGATCTTTTCACCGATGGCTCACGAAGGGGCTGCTCTCTCGCGGTTCGCCACGTCTTTTCAGAACATCCTGGACAAGCACCTCCCTTCGAGACAAAAAGGCGGCCGTTCAGCAACGCCAAGGCTATCACTACATCGCAACGTTTTGGAGCTGTTCGTTGGCGTGAACGACCTAGAAGGCCAGGAAGACCCTGAGGAGACATTGATGGATCTCTTGTACTTTGTGGTCGACATCTTGCAATTCCAGGGGGAACGCAATGCCTATGACGAAATCGACTTCGATATGATGGTGGTCGAGACCCTTGATGCTGTGCGAGGCTACCATGAAGCGGCGCGGCGATTACGAGAAGGACAGCGGCCGCAGCATACTGTCTTAGTCTTAGATAAGGCCCTGCACTTGTTCCCTTGGGAGTCACTTCCATGTCTGGAAGGATTGCCGGTATGTCGTGTGCCGTCCTTGGAATGCCTGCGCGAGCGGATTCTCCAGTCTGAGAGCGTCATCAAACTAAATGGTAGCGAAATGGGATTTGCCATTGACCGTGGAAATGGCACATATATTCTCAACCCTACAGGAGATCTTCAAACGACGCAAGCCACTTTTGAGGCCGACCTTGGCCGGTTGGCTACTTGGACGGGGATCACCAAGCGAGAGCCGACCGAAGAGGAGTTCAAAGATTACTTGGAATCCAAGAGCCTGTTTCTGTATTTTGGCCATGGGAGTGGCGCTCAGTATATCCGTGGAAGGACTATCAAACGACTTGACCGATGTGCAGTTACATTTCTCATGGGATGTAGCAGTGGCACACTGACCGAAGCGGGCGAATACGAGCCATACGGGACTCCGATGAATTACTTGCATGCAGGCTGTCCGGCTCTCGTTGCCACCCTGTGGGATGTGACCGACAAAGATATTGATCGGTTCGCCAAGTCTACGTTCGAGAAATGGGGACTGATTGAAGACCAGAATACCAATGGCGAACAAGCGACACTCCCGAGCAAGGGACGGTCCCGATCGGCAAAAATGAGCAGCAACACGGAATCTTCTGACCCGGTTATGCTGGATGAAGCAGTGTCCAAGTCACGAAGTGCTTGTGTGTTGAAGTACCTGAATGGTGCGGCGCCCGTCATCTATGGCATTCCTTCGGTGTTTCTGGAATAG
- the azgA gene encoding NCS2 family permease → MGITQAVDRINLWVAQSPVGRWFRLENSGHPKERKGSYFFTEIRAGLATFFAMAYIISVNSNITSESGGTCVCPPENQADLCNSNTEYLLCVQEVKRDLVTATAAIAALSTFCMGLFSNLPVALAPGMGLNAYFAYTVVGYHGSGMIPYSLALTAVFVEGFVFLGLTLLGIRQWLARALPAAIKLATGTGIGLYLTLIGLSYSAGIGLVTGSTETPLELAGCISSLRDPTTGMCPSDAKMRNPTMWVGIFCGGVFTALLMLYRIKGAVIIGILLVSIISWPRPTPVTYFPHTELGDSMFDFFKQVVTFHPIKHTLVAQEWSLSGHGGQFGLAFITFLYVDILDTTGTLYSMARFAGTIDERTQDFEGSALAYMVDAISISIGSLFGSPPVTAFVESGAGISEGGKTGLTSCVTGICFFIAVFFAPIFASIPPWATGCTLVIVGALMCKAAAEINWRYYGDAIPAFLTIAIMPFTYSIAYGLIAGILSYVLINTTAWLIEKGSVGRVVPPNKDESDPWSYKVPGGFLPPWLRRAARGKKDFWREDEEESVDMGVVPGGSVSSHDRPEGEKSQVGVGNKSL, encoded by the exons CCCAAAGAACGCAAAGGCAGCTACTTCTTCACCGAAATTCGCGCTGGTCTCGCTACCTTCTTCGCTATGGCCTATATCATCAGTGTCAATTCCAACATCACCTCCGAATCGGGCGGCACTTGTGTGTGTCCCCCCGAGAACCAGGCCGATCTCTGTAACAGCAACACCGAATACCTGCTCTGTGTCCAGGAAGTCAAGCGCGATCTCGTCACTGCTACGGCTGCCATTGCCGCATTGTCTACTTTCTGCATGGGTCTTTTCTCCAACTTGCCTGTCGCCCTGGCCCCCGGTATGGGCCTCAATGCCTATTTCGCTTACACTGTCGTGGGTTACCACGGCTCCGGCATGATCCCGTATAGTCTTGCTCTTACCGCTGTCTTTGTCGAGGGTTTCGTGTTCTTGGGCTTGACTCTGCTTGGTATCCGCCAATGGCTGGCGCGTGCATTGCCAGCCGCGATCAAGCTCGCCACGGGCACGGGTATCGGTCTATACCTCACTCTTATTGGATTGAGTTACAGTGCAGGCATTGGCTTGGTAACAGGGTCTACCGAGACCCCGTTGGAATTGGCAGGCTGCATTTCTTCTCTGCGTGATCCCACAACTGGCATGTGTCCCAGCGATGCCAAGATGCGTAACCCGACGATGTGGGTGGGCATATTTTGCGGCGGTGTTTTCACTGCGCTGTTGATGCTGTATCGGATCAAAGGTGCTGTGATCATTGGTATCTTGCTGGTTTCGATCATTTCCTGGCCGCGGCCCACGCCGGTCACCTACTTCCCTCATACGGAGCTCGGTGACAGCatgtttgatttcttcaagcagGTCGTGACCTTCCATCCCATCAAGCATACTCTGGTTGCTCAGGAATGGAGTCTCTCAGGCCACGGCGGGCAGTTTGGACTGGCCTTTATCACGTTCCTG TATGTTGATATTCTTGACACAACcggtactctgtactccatGGCCCGGTTTGCTGGAACCATCGATGAACGCACTCAGGATTTTGAGGGTAGTGCCCTGGCTTAT ATGGTCGACGCGATCAGTATCTCTATCGGTTCTCTCTTTGGCTCGCCCCCCGTGACCGCCTTTGTCGAAAGTGGTGCTGGTATCTCCGAGGGCGGAAAGACGGGTCTTACCTCCTGCGTAACAGGTATCTGCTTCTTTATCGCCGTCTTCTTCGCCCCCATCTTCGCCTCTATCCCTCCTTGGGCTACTGGCTGCACGCTGGTGATTGTTGGCGCCCTGATGTGCAAGGCAGCCGCCGAGATCAACTGGCGCTACTACGGCGACGCCATTCCCGCCTTCCTGACCATCGCCATCATGCCCTTCACCTACTCCATCGCCTATGGTCTGATAGCCGGTATTCTGAGTTACGTCCTCATCAATACCACAGCCTGGCTCATTGAGAAGGGCTCCGTCGGTCGGGTGGTGCCCCCGAACAAGGACGAGTCGGACCCCTGGTCGTATAAAGTCCCCGGAGGATTTCTCCCTCCCTGGCTGCGACGGGCCGCTCGGGGCAAGAAGGACTTTTGgcgcgaggacgaggaggaatcGGTGGATATGGGAGTCGTGCCTGGGGGATCTGTCTCTTCGCATGACCGGCcggagggagagaagagtCAAGTGGGTGTAGGAAACAAAAGCCTTTAA
- a CDS encoding DUF5321 domain-containing protein — translation MSTTRLCHIVRGLPRPRPLRRLRFQVSQQYCQYSTSGHMPKIAQPSLWQSMIPKFIRNRRAKAETSPTKSKEWNPASFYIIIFILIGSQAIRMIALKNEYNAYTRSTDAKIRLLREVIEKVQRGEKVDVEKLLGTGDEAKEREWEEVLREIEEEDSLWHRKNPSSESNHPVTPDPEQKQQVEKSRFKDPVVPAEGVSTQEPPKDGAARRRLNFF, via the exons ATGTCTACAACTCGTCTTTGCCATATAGTCCGTGGTCTACCGCGCCCCCGACCGCTCCGGAGACTTCGCTTCCAAGTTTCACAGCAATATTGCCAGTATTCCACTTCGGGACATATGCCAAAGATTGCTCAACCATCATTATGGCAATCCATGATCCCCAAGTTCATTCGAAATCGGCGCGCCAAAGCGGAAACTTCTCCTACTAAATCGAAAGAATGGAATCCCGCTAGTTTTTACATTATCATATTCATCTTGATCGGGTCGCAAGCCATCCGAATGATTGCTTTGAAGAACGAATATAATGCATATACTCGATCAACTGACGCGAAGATTCGACTCCTTCGGGAGGTGATTGAGAAAGTGCAAAGAggggagaaggtggatgtAGAGAAATTGCTCGGCACCGGAGACGAGGCAAAGGAgagagaatgggaagaag TTCTTCgcgagatcgaggaggaagattcTCTCTGGCATCGGAAGAACCCAAGCTCGGAATCTAATCATCCAGTGACACCTGACCCAGAGCAGAAACAGCAAGTCGAGAAGTCCCGATTCAAGGATCCTGTCGTTCCTGCTGAAGGGGTGTCAACCCAGGAGCCACCAAAGGATGGAGCTGCACGACGCAGATTGAACTTTTTCTAG